A window of Apium graveolens cultivar Ventura unplaced genomic scaffold, ASM990537v1 ctg2528, whole genome shotgun sequence genomic DNA:
CGAGGAAGAGAAATGTGTTGCTAAATTTGTTACTAATATAGAAGAGTGAGAACAACTCAAAAATCTATAGACATTCGATGCAATGTGACTTGAGGATTTAAAAGACTTTTGTCTACACACAACACAACAAGTTAACTCGCCACATACAAACAGTAGCTTACAACCTCGGATATCTAAATAATAAGCGTCGAAGGTAATAACAGTTAAATTGAGTTCTCAAACTCTATGTACTATACATTTGACCAGTCTAAATATATAGCAACCATACTTGTACATCTGAGAATCACATAGTGATATACTAGAACGGCACATCATCAATACCTTACAAATCAGGAAAACAACCAAGAAGCTGGTTCATATGATTCTGAGAATCTGAATCTTCATCACATGGAATGAGTGGCATGTCTGGGAAGGGAATAAATGAAGCTTCATTTAGTTTCGGCATGTAAAAATTCTGCACATTTTTTATGTCATCGTAAAAGTTGATATCGTGATTAATATTCTTATCTTGATCCATATCAAGGCTTGCTGAAATGGTACTAGGACTGTCAAGTTGTGGAAGATCAGTTAGCTGGTGAGCATGGTTAGAGAACTGGTGTTGGTCTAAAGTGGCAAAGGGTACTTGGTAATAATTTGTGCTCTGGTTTTGCACGACCGAATGCACCGGATTAATTAGTCTATCTTGAATGGATGATGATGCAAAATTGTTGCCGTTTCGAAAATAATAACCATTGTTCAAATTACCATTCCCTTGCCTTTGATTTGGAATTGGTTTCCTGAATGCTCTACATACAACCCATCCTTCTTCCTGCAAAAGTTGTTAAATGTCAAAGATTAATGTTCTCACAGAACACTCATTAGACAGGTAGTCATGTAACCAAGCTAGTTACTTATTGACCCCGAACTGTAGCCGTTGAAATATTTTCTTTACTTTTTATTCGACACCCATTAATGTCTGTATATTCTTCTACAGGAGCCGCAAAAGTGAACATGTTTTGTCTTCTTGTTCCCTTATTCGATCTCATAGAGACGCTTTGGGGAGATATATGGTGGTGTGCTGGTGTTGTCTCATGAGTTTTTCTTTATTGTAAAAGAACAGATATAATAAATTCTTACAAAAAATACATATAACTCACTAGTTTATTATGCTAAACATGCAATTAATTACTAGTACCTGAGTCTGATTAGTACTACTTGCCTGTGGAGGTTCGTGTTCAGAAGATTGGAGTCGATATTCATGCATGATCCAATCAGTCTTGATACCAGTAGGCGCACGGCCTTTGTAGAAAACAAGGGTTTTCCTCATGCCTATAATGCTCTCCTTTGAGACCACAGCTTTATCTCTTCCGGTTGCTTTCCAAAACCCCGCACTAGTTGCTCTATTTGTTCGTCTCCCCGTTGGATACTTCCTATCTTTGTGACTGAAGAAATACCACTCGCTTTGTTCTTCGTATCCCAGTTTGCATCTGCCTGCAGCATCAACACAAATATCTTTACTGGATTTAGCTTATTTACAACTGTACATGTGCGACAACCCTTGATGCATCAAGCTATGTTGCATGCACATTTACTTGGTAAtagttaattatacatatatttattataCTTATATCCCTCATATTTCACACAAACATGCATGCCAGCCTCGAGGATATCAGGGTACACCCTCCACTTAAATTTTGTAACTATATTCCACTATATACTACTAGCGTGATGAAGTGAGAACAATTAGGAGAACGATACAACATTGAAAATATATTGTTCTGCATTTTTTATAAGAGTACAACACAATTGTTCTCACAAGAATCACGTTCTATTTAAATATGATATATCAATTATAAACGCGTACCTTGAAGGTCCCATGGTTCAATGCTGTAAAGATCGAGTTCCACGATAACATCAAGATCAATCTTTAAAGAGTTAATTTTTCGATTTAGATAGTAGCCTACAAGTTCTTCTTCAGTTGGGTGAAATCTAAAGCCAGGAGGGACACATGATTCCGGTTCCATGGAAGATACAATATTATCCTCTCCTGCAAAATAAAGCAAAACATGTCTATATATCTTAGAAAATACTGTAAAAAGTAGAGCTGGAGGGTATGTAAAGAGATATACAAATATTAACCATAAGTACAGATCTCCATAACTGTAGTTTTGGATGCTTTCACATTTCCTTTTGACTTGGAAGCATGTTTGGAATCAAGAAATCAGCACTAAAACTTGTCGCAAATGTTTCAAAATAAGTAAAAGATTGATCACCCCCATTAATTATGTCTTGAGACTGAGCCTTACCCTGATAGATAGTGGAAGAAGCTTCCTATATCATCATCATAATTATGATATAACTATATGCGTGCGTGTGCACGTATATCTCGTTGATTACAGATCAATCAAGTTGGGGACCCGAACATATATATATCAACACATTGATCGGATCTTACCAAACGACAATTATATGTTCATGGAGCTATATATGTTCAGGCAAATGGAAATATAATGAAAGACAAATGTAAGTAGCTAGCCGATATTTGATGACTGTGATGTGTGTGTTGTGTAAACGTCGAAAGCACATGTTAAGTTTTCTTAGAGTGAACTCCACTCCGTGCAAGATGATGATGATAGCTAGACAAGCTTCTCACACACCCACTTTATACTCACTATATACACTATTTCTTTATTCATTGTCACTGTACTTTCTTCCCCAACACTGTACTCAAAAATATTGATCACCACAAACAAAGATTTATAGTAACTTTTAAAGATTATAAATTATTACATTCAAAACTATTAACAAAGTATGataatatatatgataaaaaaCAATCATGAATATGATTTTGGtaataataaaatatgattttggtttaataaagtataaaataataataactatAATATAAATTCTGGGTGAGCCATAGTCAAATGATACAGAAGGATCAGTTTTGGTGCATCACGAAGTGCTTAATGACTACTTACAAATTTGATGCATAATTACATGGAGGGGCTAGAGAACTCCAGATGAAAAGCATAAGAATGtcggtatatatatatatatgtgtgctTTTGTCCTTTTAATTGTAAAGATTATGAAAGAAAAAACTAACCAAAAACTTGATTGGAGCTATATATCCTTAGAAGTGAGAGGCAAGTACCAGAGTTGTGAGAATGTTTTCGTACGGAAAACTGAAAACTGAAAATGGGAGAATGGTCATAGCAAGGTCTGTTGAAAATGTAGTATTTATAGATGAAGAAAAAGGGTAGGGATAGctaggagagagagagagatgcaTTGTTTGTTTGCGCGTGGGGTGGCAGATAGATACATCAAACGTTTGGTTGGACGGCGTGGCACTAATTTTCACGCCACCACCCCCCCCCCCCCATATCCGCCGTCTTTTCTTTTTGTTCCAACATTTCATTCTAATTCATCTTTTTATCAAGCTACTGTACTATTTATCGATCACttcaatttttcaaaaaaatgaATTATCATACAGTATCATTATTTTTCTGTTAATAAAGACTTAATGTCAACACTTGCAACTTAAAGTATGGACCTGTATGTCCATAATTCTCAAAACCCTATATTTTTATCCTTCGGATATAAAAAAATTGTGCATTTTTTCGTATATTTTTATTTCTCGAATTAAAAAACGTGCATTTAGAAGTAAGATCAGAACATGTTATAAAACAGGTTGTATCATCCCAGTGGTAAATGGTCACGTTTCAAACTCTCTAAAAGGTTATTAGATGTTAATGAATAATTGAATTAAAAAACTCTTACATAAAacattaaatttaaaaattaatttataaaaaatacaACTGAGTGGGAACCTATATAGTCTCTGCCTCGTAAATTACAAGTGGAAGTACATATGAAGTATGGAGAAATTAACAAAAAaaactattttttatttttttttttgtGATTTAGTATAATCTaaaattatttacaaaaatacggAGTAGTCAAAAAATCAAACAAATATGCAAATAGTTAATTTGGGGTTTTTATTACATTTGAGTTAGCACGAGTTTTCATGGAATTGTAGAAACACGTCCAACGTTGTATCTAGTTAAATCGAATTGCAGaaaatcatattttaataaaataaaattgaaaacagtatttttgtaaataaaaagtatttttgtaattttttttaaatgataatatttttacaatAAAATTTTGGTCTtggatattttttaaaaaatcccTAGAGTATTTATTATATACACTATTTTTTAACTTATAAATTTTTCTTCACGTATACCAAGCGAAgtgaaaaaatgacaaaaataacTCTTTTTATAGAATTTgtgataaaaaaattattttttaaaattttgacaAAAAATACCAGGCTAATACGCTTTCTAAATCGGATATTACTAATTGAAAAAATCCCCAAAATGTACTACTTTCCACCTTCAATTGCTCAAAATGAAATGTTATTTGGCGGTACGTTCCGCCCAAAATACCCGTTGAATACACATTCTACACCTGCGTATTCAACTTTTATAAAAAAAGAAAGAACACGCATTCAGAAAATGCGCATTCCTTTATTTTGTTTAAATAAAATGCGtatttgatagggataaataaatcctgattttattaataatgggctgctggacccaataagaagatgtatgatattcagaccagaaaggttaagcctgatggaccagatcaggcctgatgtaataaaaaaggcccaaaagccctgattattaattaatttcgtaattaattaataagggaaaaatcagctgttgagaagagtcttgataaggatataaatctttatagataagcctcaaggggacctaaaaggataagggatcagtttcctactatctaggactccaaagtccattctaactatgagacttgaccaccaagtctcctataccaagtccaattcaaggaccaccaacatctatataaggggtctcacccccaccaatcagaactacgttttttgacttgatccttggcaatcagcaaggtacgtaggcatcttgttaaggcagattgagtcacgaaacacaagagcagtcaaatcgagcctcgaagctcacgttccttagtattaaatacagcaattatatatagtagttttaatccataacatttggcgccgtctgtgggaattacgcaacaacaaccatggcgagaacacggagaacaaccagcactctggaggagggaacaccatcagggacaacccaggtgatttcatcaaccgtggaggttcctccccattcaacttatgcatctactcagggggaagcccagacaggggcaactcatcctcagccacaagggacaactcccccgactgttcaaggtacgaatcctcaagttcaacaaatacatatacctgtgaattctcgacccgtcgggtatgaaaactcaactattgttactactaaccccccttatgggatgccccttcaccctgaggttggaggaagtggatatgctgggcgaagcgaagcacgagggcggtcgcccccctatatacgaggtttggatcctatccctgaggatcgggaattttctggtccatacactgagagagactccgaatcttcggatgatgaagtggccccgagaaggaggcgtcctggaaaagagccaatggccgatggaaggcaacgcccccaaagcaccccaggggcgaatccccaagaagtgcaggaaaagatcagggctcatgaggctgaaatccaaaggctgaggcgtgatttggaggcttaccaagccaccagaccccacatacctcctagggggagaaatcctcctcctatcatagacctggatggtccggtaagaagaagggctgctgtcccaagaactgatccaagcaatctccttccccttggggatcctgatgatccaactccacccttcacagaagagataatgaatgcccatatctcaagaaaatttaagatgcccactatcaaagcctatgatggcacgggagaccccgctaatcatgttaggacattctctaatgcactgctgctgcaacccgtgaatgatgctataaaatgtcgggccttccctcaaaccctgtcgggtatggctcaaagatggtacagtcgcctacccccaaattctattggatcattcagagaattaagtcaggcttttattaagcaattcatcagtggaaaagtccatgagaaaagttcagcatctcttatgagtcttgtgcagggagctaaagaatccttaagagattacctaaatcgttttacaaaggaggctttaaaagtcccagaccttgatgataaggtagccatgatagcgctgcaacaaggaactagggatgagtttttcaagatgtctttggccaaacgaccccctgagagcatgttgcagctccaagagagggcagggaagtatatcaaggttgaagagagtatgaggaagaccgtagtaagtaatgagcccactggaggcaagaaacgaaaaactgatttggagtacatcgctaaggataagtatcctagaactgaacaaaaccctgattcaacccccaagaagggaggacctgggcaaaagttcactgaatacgctaagctgaatgcccccagaagtcagattttgatggagattgagaaagatagagatattcgctggcctaagcccttgaaggctgatcccgccaagctagataagggcaagtattgcaggtttcacaaagatgttggtcatgacaccgatgagtgtaggcagttgaaagatgaaattgagtttttgattcgaaaaggaaggctgaacaagtatactggagatggaggagacagaaacaataatggaaggaagaactttgaagatcgtaggagggaccaagatgatcaggggcggaatccccaacctagaggaccagttataaacaccatttatggagggccgagacctcgagggcctgtgataaacacgatctttggaggtccaactgctgctggattgtccaaaaattccagaaaggcatatactagagaggttatgcatattgttggagaagccccgaagagggccaggacagaagtgacattggcttttgatgattccgacctagagggtgtgaagtttccccatgacgacccgctggtcataacgccgataataggaaatagcccggttaagagggtccttgtggataatggtgcttctgtggatatcttgctccacgacacctttctaaggatggggtataacgactcccagttgacaccaaccgacatgccgatatatggatttgctggagtagaatgtcctgtggaagggataattaaattgccaaccaccataggtatggagccaaggcaagcaacgcagatgctggattttgtggtggtaaaggctagttcaacttataatgctatcatggggagaacagggatacatgccttcaaggcagtcccctcttcctaccattcagtcatgaagtttcccacccgaaacggta
This region includes:
- the LOC141700581 gene encoding NAC domain-containing protein 30-like isoform X1: MEICTYGEDNIVSSMEPESCVPPGFRFHPTEEELVGYYLNRKINSLKIDLDVIVELDLYSIEPWDLQGRCKLGYEEQSEWYFFSHKDRKYPTGRRTNRATSAGFWKATGRDKAVVSKESIIGMRKTLVFYKGRAPTGIKTDWIMHEYRLQSSEHEPPQEEGWVVCRAFRKPIPNQRQGNGNLNNGYYFRNGNNFASSSIQDRLINPVHSVVQNQSTNYYQVPFATLDQHQFSNHAHQLTDLPQLDSPSTISASLDMDQDKNINHDINFYDDIKNVQNFYMPKLNEASFIPFPDMPLIPCDEDSDSQNHMNQLLGCFPDL
- the LOC141700581 gene encoding NAC domain-containing protein 30-like isoform X2, which gives rise to MEPESCVPPGFRFHPTEEELVGYYLNRKINSLKIDLDVIVELDLYSIEPWDLQGRCKLGYEEQSEWYFFSHKDRKYPTGRRTNRATSAGFWKATGRDKAVVSKESIIGMRKTLVFYKGRAPTGIKTDWIMHEYRLQSSEHEPPQEEGWVVCRAFRKPIPNQRQGNGNLNNGYYFRNGNNFASSSIQDRLINPVHSVVQNQSTNYYQVPFATLDQHQFSNHAHQLTDLPQLDSPSTISASLDMDQDKNINHDINFYDDIKNVQNFYMPKLNEASFIPFPDMPLIPCDEDSDSQNHMNQLLGCFPDL